In Henningerozyma blattae CBS 6284 chromosome 6, complete genome, the following are encoded in one genomic region:
- the MRX3 gene encoding Mrx3p (similar to Saccharomyces cerevisiae YBL095W; ancestral locus Anc_7.427), whose translation MSIFKLINRGIILPTAGFSLGILTFMKAWPDEAGSMTLHDSLAVTKDSENLFQQRYDILQKISHSKFYQRLLHDSSVEQDFQSNQIPDTHRPFHVGQGQLFGPGKLEIDPVIFSDPVEGKIVVFYHLGKSLGNEKGQVHKGVLALLLDEALCYCGFPSLPNKRGVTAKLELDFLKDIPIDSTIILRAEVVEKKGRKVVIDGTLETLPRKLLLVGLESERGSVFAKATCILVEPKWFKYLSKLNIM comes from the coding sequence ATGagtatatttaaattaattaatagaGGTATTATATTGCCGACAGCTGGGTTTTCATTAGGTATTTTAACTTTCATGAAAGCTTGGCCTGATGAAGCTGGATCAATGACGTTACACGATTCTTTGGCAGTTACTAAGGATTCCGaaaatctttttcaacAAAGATACGATATCctacaaaaaatatctcACTCCAAATTCTACCAACGTCTTTTACATGATTCAAGTGTAGAACAAGATTTCCAAAGTAATCAAATACCGGATACTCATAGACCTTTTCATGTAGGCCAGGGTCAATTGTTTGGGCCTGGGAAGTTAGAGATCGATCCAGTGATATTTTCAGACCCAGTAGAAGGTAAGATTGTTgtattttatcatttagGTAAGAGTCTTGGGAATGAAAAAGGCCAAGTCCATAAAGGTGTTTTGGCATTGTTGTTGGATGAGGCTCTTTGTTATTGTGGATTCCCAAGTCTTCCCAATAAAAGAGGAGTTACAGCAAAGCTGGaattagattttttaaaggaTATCCCCATTGATTCTACAATTATCTTACGGGCAGAAGTAGTCGAAAAGAAAGGTCGTAAAGTGGTAATTGATGGGACTTTAGAGACACTGCCAAGAAAACTACTACTAGTAGGCCTCGAATCAGAGAGAGGATCTGTTTTTGCTAAGGCTACATGTATACTAGTCGAACCCAAATGGTTCAAGTATCTGAGcaaattgaatattatgTAG
- the TBLA0F01440 gene encoding uncharacterized protein (similar to Saccharomyces cerevisiae GLO3 (YER122C); ancestral locus Anc_7.426), with the protein MSEYISTSSAYASKQLTKDVFTSVNKNPDNRVCFDCGSKNPTWTSVPFGVLVCIQCSGIHRNLGVHITFVQSTNLDKWTIENLRRFKFSDNHKVREFFIKNNGSRYLNMDPRSKYTSSVALKWKKYLDELSLQDKQEYPDTIVLESSSLTTSANTTTSTIESGGSNTSLNDSEGNLSPTTPMLDATPTTPIVDDFFSNWQKPSIKKEPSLSNVLAKNNKSDESMTKPVSITRRTTSSSISSNNKGDAKLKKHSILSSTRKPKKLTSKKLDKDSATELFNQFEEDASKEDEINKTNSYLNTHKTLESLSLYNNTEYKETSFNEHDTELSQGYTHTLETTKDNSKNNTYSNSEKHIQKLGFGMTRNNIEEQNNQSTPRNDNYSGKLVERYGDQKCISSDQLFNCNNAADNDEFNQRKTEFINASSISSDMYFGRDEKDNVNNMNAKSSYINYDVYSSKLSNGLSSIKETIVNNGYVDINDYINQEEVANLKEKYEVGKARIAEYWNSYMQK; encoded by the coding sequence ATGTCAGAATATATTAGTACTAGTTCAGCTTATGCGTCAAAACAATTGACAAAGGATGTATTTACTAgtgtaaataaaaatccaGATAATAGAGTCTGCTTTGATTGTGGTTCTAAAAATCCTACATGGACATCGGTCCCATTCGGTGTATTAGTTTGTATTCAATGTTCAGGTATTCATAGAAACTTAGGAGTTCATATAACCTTTGTTCAATCAACTAATTTAGATAAATGGactattgaaaatttaagaaggtttaaattttctgaTAATCATAAAGTACGCGAGTTTTTCATCAAGAATAATGGCTCTAGATATTTAAACATGGATCCTCGTTCCAAATATACTTCAAGTGTTGCTCTAAAATGGAAGAAGTATCTAGATGAATTGTCATTACAGGACAAGCAAGAATATCCTGATACCATTGTGTTGGAAAGTTCGTCACTTACTACTTCTGCAAACACTACGACTTCTACTATTGAAAGTGGTGGTAGTAATACATCTTTAAACGATTCTGAAGGCAATCTTTCTCCAACTACACCAATGCTGGATGCAACACCTACAACTCCAATTGTggatgattttttttcaaattggCAGAAACCaagtataaaaaaagaaccaTCTTTATCTAATGTTTTAGCTAAAAATAACAAGTCTGATGAATCTATGACAAAGCCTGTATCAATTACAAGAAGAACTACTTCATCTTCAATCtcaagtaataataaaggcGATgctaaattgaaaaagcaTTCGATTCTCTCTTCCACAAGGAAGCCTAAAAAGTTAACttctaaaaaattagataaagATAGTGCaactgaattatttaatcaatttgaagaagatgcTTCGAAAGAAGACGAGATTAATAAAACCaattcatatttaaatacCCACAAGACTTTAGAATCGTTATCtctatataataatacGGAGTATAAAGAAACTTCATTTAATGAGCATGACACAGAATTATCACAAGGATATACTCATACTTTAGAAACTACAAAAGACAATTCAAAGAATAATACCTATTCAAATTCTGAAAAACACATTCAAAAATTAGGTTTTGGTATGACGcgaaataatattgaagaacAAAACAATCAATCAACACCAAGAAATGATAATTATTCTGGTAAACTTGTTGAAAGATATGGAGATCAAAAATGCATATCCTCAGAccaattatttaattgtaataatgCTGCTGATAACGATGAGTTTAATCAAAGAAAAACTGAATTCATTAATGCAAGTTCTATTTCATCAGATATGTATTTTGGTAGAGATGAAAAGGACAATGTTAACAATATGAATGCAAAATCTTCTTATATAAACTATGATGTTTATTCGAGTAAATTGAGCAATGGGTTAAGTTCAATTAAGGAGACTATAGTAAATAATGGTTATGTTGATATTAACGATTATATCAACCAAGAAGAAGTAGCAAAtctaaaagaaaaatatgaagTTGGTAAAGCAAGAATAGCTGAGTATTGGAACTCGTATATgcaaaaatga
- the BRN1 gene encoding condensin subunit BRN1 (similar to Saccharomyces cerevisiae BRN1 (YBL097W); ancestral locus Anc_7.428), with amino-acid sequence MQRLQFSQDGGDNDIDILTDTNMATVQANFDEWLRMSTDNKINSRNSWNFALIDYFYDLNLLKDSENNINFQKASATLDGCVKIYSSRVDSVSNETGKLLSGLAQRNKEKENAATKNGNSNGTSNSTDNTTRGARNGGGDDNRNNNSNNNDDDDDDDDDNIRIDPTTGLIIATENEIVNTKRRTHNRMLETTLVEFNQIKLKELDKELNIDPLFKRALVNFDEGGSKSLLLNTLNINKYARIIFDASMTDLTSTTPKDLTIKKEQELEEAELSKIMNKSDQIDSHSSVINDTSHSNITSKSFILDESIGDTTENFIQDEILQLGMDYLNFNMINTCEISSSIQNLRDTINDTSRVKNFINNINYNNTKPVDTHATSPHENYDNFLSEKELNDAIPDPNDFHDVDEKNFNDYDDDGVDDDVDIGMDNPQDDIDEQQNQTGISNIANTSIVSKPSDVITSMTNVFEQDLMAYFDETLKKTWRGREHWKVTNIKQTILKNNSNSNSKLNAIVEDANGSTNQLTGSNASTARSTKKKQFEEIDFFDIDDNLEDKIFVTRQPKQIEIPQKQRINKSCFLLPDDHHFTTDRITNLFIKPKQKIKVFTTKKLEQQQQQQQPSNEIVENDSRFIEDIGRYNLSSADLNEYNSKDDHNNEIPNDVPAMADEQFWAQEYKDKEQALLDKEKFINGTDIISKDPHNPFDENDNGIDFNQAFVDDIGSGGLGMMDESDNSLPQINKDTELVADEKFQPSQLESNKVAYSRVSKKVDVRKLKNNLWKSIHKIVRNKKSLKETNKKDMEEESNDNSNTTNNTHSNGNTIIIKFTEITYEISKMYPPQLRNDLSTSFCFICLLHLANEHGLKINNAENFEDLIVEYHIKT; translated from the coding sequence ATGCAACGACTACAGTTCTCACAAGATGGTGGAGATAATGATATAGACATACTCACAGATACCAACATGGCTACTGTGCAAGCGAATTTTGATGAATGGTTGAGGATGTCCACCGATAATAAGATCAATTCGAGAAACTCTTGGAATTTCGCGTTGATCGATTACTTTTATGAtttaaatctattaaaggattcagaaaataatatcaattttcAAAAGGCCTCGGCAACTTTGGATGGTTGTGTCAAGATTTATTCATCAAGAGTAGATTCAGTGAGTAATGAGACTGGGAAATTGCTTAGTGGTTTAGCACaaagaaataaagaaaaggaaaatgcAGCAACTAAGAATGGTAATTCGAATGGTACATCTAATTCAACCGATAATACAACAAGGGGCGCTAGAAATGGTGGAGGTGATGATAATcgcaataataatagtaataataatgatgatgatgatgatgacgatgatgataatatacGAATTGATCCAACTACAGGTTTAATTATTGCCACAGAGAATGAAATAGTTAACACAAAGAGAAGAACTCATAATCGTATGTTGGAGACCACATTAGTAGAGTTTAACCAGATCAAGttgaaagaattagataaaGAGTTGAATATCGATCCATTGTTCAAACGGGCCCTGGTTAATTTTGATGAAGGTGGGTCAAAGAgtcttttattaaatacattgaatattaataaatacgCAAGAATCATTTTTGATGCTTCCATGACAGATTTGACCTCGACAACTCCAAAGGATCTAACTATAAAGAAGGAACAAGAATTGGAAGAAGCAGAGTTGAGTAAGATTATGAATAAATCTGACCAAATAGACTCACATTCAAGTGTCATAAATGATACTTctcattcaaatataacGAGTAAAAGTTTCATTTTGGATGAAAGTATAGGTGATACTACAGAGAACTTCATACAAGATGAAATCTTACAATTGGGTAtggattatttgaattttaatatGATCAATACTTGTGAAATCTCTTCCTCCATCCAAAACTTGAGAGATACAATCAATGATACTTCTAgagtgaaaaattttatcaataacattaattataataatacaaaaccAGTTGATACACATGCTACTTCACCTCATGAAAATTATGATAATTTCTTAAGTGAAAAGGAATTGAATGATGCCATCCCAGATCCAAATGATTTCCATGATGTAGATGAAAAAAACTTTAACgattatgatgatgatggtgTTGATGATGACGTTGATATTGGAATGGATAATCCTCAAGACGATATAGATGAACAGCAAAATCAAACTGGGATTAGTAATATAGCAAACACTTCGATTGTTTCTAAGCCTTCTGATGTGATCACAAGTATGACAAATGTGTTTGAACAAGATCTAATGGCATATTTCGATGAAACTTTGAAAAAGACTTGGCGTGGGAGAGAGCATTGGAAAGTCACTAATATTAAGCAAAcgattttgaaaaacaattcgaattcaaattcaaaattgaaTGCAATAGTAGAGGATGCAAATGGTTCTACAAATCAACTTACAGGCTCTAATGCATCTACGGCTAGATCTACcaagaaaaaacaatttgaagaaattgatttttttgatatcgatgataatttagaagacaaaatatttgttacaAGACAACCAaaacaaattgaaataCCTCAAAAACAAAGGATCAATAAATCTTGTTTCTTATTACCTGATGATCATCATTTTACTACTGATAGAATTACAAACCTTTTCATTAAACCAAAACAAAAGATTAAAGTGTTTACTACAAAGAAATTAgaacagcaacagcaacaacagcaaccATCTAATGAGATTGTTGAAAATGATTCACGATTTATAGAAGACATTGGAAGATATAATTTATCCTCTGCAGATTTAAACGAATATAACAGTAAAGATGATCATAATAACGAAATACCGAATGACGTACCTGCCATGGCAGATGAACAATTTTGGGCGCaagaatataaagataaagaacAAGCACTTCTTGATAAAgagaaatttattaatggaACGGATATCATATCCAAAGATCCTCATAATCCATTTGACGAAAATGATAATGGGATCGATTTCAATCAAGCTTTTGTTGATGATATTGGAAGTGGTGGTTTGGGAATGATGGATGAAAGTGATAATAGTTTACCACAGATAAATAAGGATACTGAACTAGTTGctgatgaaaaatttcaacCTTCACAATTGGAATCCAATAAAGTTGCATATTCTAGGGTTTCGAAAAAAGTGGATGttagaaaattgaaaaataatctttGGAAATCAATACATAAGATTGTTCGAAATAAGAAATCTTTAAAGGagacaaataaaaaagatatgGAGGAAGAAagtaatgataattcaaatacaactaataataccCATTCAAACGGCAACacaataattattaaatttacaGAAATTACATATGAAATCAGTAAGATGTATCCACCTCAATTGAGAAATGATTTATCTACTAGTTTTTGTTTCATCTGTTTATTACATCTTGCCAATGAGCATGGactaaaaattaataatgcagaaaattttgaagatttaattGTTGAGTATCATATTAAGACATAA